One segment of Pirellulales bacterium DNA contains the following:
- a CDS encoding acyl-CoA dehydrogenase family protein: protein MSQTRSSESDAETFVEASLKLSGKSAEEARSTGAIDRADEHVESFFEARYQTTASPIHRAVWDHNFPLELFQPTAPPRPTPACQKTMEESLSIVRRHIAAGSLLDERGKLWPHVFAELGAAGYWGMLVEREYGGHQTPMSIFMPFLTKMATVFPTLAGLGSVHGCVGAVDPLHGMGTPEQKQRFLTRLASGERISGFALTEPGAGSDMTALKTRAVLDGDDYVVNGEKLFITNAFPGRIVALVCLIDNRPEVLLVDLPEENENFQLVRYGLYALKHSFNNGLKFKDFRVPKENLLRPKFGNGLTVAYHGLNRGRVAVCANASGGLRTMLASILPWARYRYTYGEPIERRELVQRRVGRLAGMIVACDALVAWCSWLLDEGYRGEMECTIAKIFGSEAQKEAAVEFLMKTHGGRSFLHGHLFGDEVHEYFAPCIYEGEGEMLAMAFFKSLVKEHGKAFFEPVGRVLAELQVKEPNLASLAHLKKLAPVLVPYAKWMAGERFGSRKVAPLPTMPEVLAAHARFAIDGLQHMAREISAAMRKHQLQLADRQCRMSQLSLRVQNFVTMLVTAIYAGRQQDPLLQAAGDVACQDLRQKLTLERPSDAYFRTVTKLGAKIADGGFEPMAGIPPGEILKPYEHAANK, encoded by the coding sequence ATGTCTCAAACCAGATCGAGCGAGTCCGATGCCGAGACGTTCGTTGAGGCGTCGCTGAAGCTCAGCGGCAAGAGCGCCGAAGAAGCCCGCTCGACGGGGGCTATCGATCGGGCGGACGAGCACGTCGAATCCTTCTTCGAGGCGCGTTATCAAACCACGGCCAGCCCCATTCATCGGGCCGTCTGGGACCACAACTTTCCGCTCGAGCTGTTCCAGCCAACGGCGCCGCCGCGGCCAACGCCGGCCTGCCAGAAGACGATGGAAGAGTCGCTGTCGATCGTGCGGCGGCACATCGCGGCCGGCTCGCTCTTGGACGAGCGCGGCAAGCTTTGGCCGCACGTCTTTGCCGAGCTGGGCGCGGCGGGCTATTGGGGCATGCTCGTCGAGCGCGAGTACGGCGGGCATCAGACACCAATGTCCATCTTCATGCCGTTTCTCACCAAAATGGCGACGGTGTTTCCGACCCTGGCCGGCCTGGGAAGCGTGCACGGCTGCGTCGGCGCCGTCGACCCACTGCATGGAATGGGAACGCCCGAACAGAAGCAGCGCTTCCTGACCCGATTGGCCAGCGGCGAACGGATCTCCGGCTTTGCCCTGACCGAACCGGGCGCCGGCTCGGATATGACCGCGCTAAAGACGCGCGCCGTCCTCGACGGCGATGATTATGTCGTCAACGGCGAGAAGCTATTCATCACGAATGCCTTCCCGGGGCGAATCGTGGCGCTGGTCTGCCTGATCGATAACCGACCGGAGGTGCTGCTGGTCGACCTGCCCGAGGAGAACGAGAACTTTCAACTGGTGCGTTACGGGCTGTATGCACTCAAACATTCGTTCAACAACGGGCTGAAGTTCAAAGATTTCCGCGTTCCCAAGGAGAACCTGCTGCGGCCGAAATTCGGCAACGGCCTGACGGTGGCCTACCACGGCTTGAATCGTGGGCGCGTGGCGGTGTGCGCCAACGCATCCGGCGGATTGCGGACGATGCTGGCCAGCATCCTGCCCTGGGCCCGCTATCGGTACACGTATGGCGAGCCGATCGAGCGCCGCGAGCTGGTCCAGCGCCGCGTCGGGCGACTGGCGGGCATGATCGTCGCTTGCGACGCCCTGGTCGCGTGGTGCTCGTGGCTCTTGGACGAAGGCTATCGCGGCGAGATGGAATGCACGATCGCCAAGATCTTCGGCAGCGAGGCGCAAAAGGAAGCGGCCGTCGAATTCCTGATGAAAACACACGGCGGTCGTTCGTTTCTGCATGGCCATCTTTTCGGCGATGAAGTCCACGAGTATTTCGCCCCTTGCATTTACGAAGGCGAGGGCGAGATGCTGGCCATGGCCTTCTTCAAGTCGCTCGTGAAAGAGCACGGCAAGGCGTTCTTCGAACCGGTCGGGCGCGTGCTGGCCGAATTGCAGGTGAAGGAGCCGAACCTGGCCAGCCTGGCGCATTTGAAGAAGCTGGCGCCGGTCTTGGTCCCCTACGCCAAGTGGATGGCTGGCGAGCGCTTTGGCAGCCGGAAGGTGGCGCCCTTGCCGACAATGCCCGAGGTGCTGGCCGCGCATGCACGATTTGCCATCGATGGATTACAGCACATGGCGCGCGAGATCAGCGCGGCGATGCGCAAACATCAGCTGCAACTGGCCGATCGACAGTGCCGCATGTCGCAGCTTTCGTTGCGCGTGCAGAACTTTGTGACCATGCTTGTCACGGCAATTTACGCGGGCCGTCAACAGGACCCACTGCTGCAAGCCGCCGGCGACGTGGCCTGCCAGGACTTGCGCCAGAAGCTCACGCTCGAGCGTCCCAGCGACGCGTACTTCCGCACCGTGACGAAGCTGGGCGCCAAAATCGCCGACGGAGGCTTCGAGCCGATGGCCGGCATCCCGCCGGGCGAGATTCTTAAGCCGTATGAGCACGCGGCGAATAAATGA
- a CDS encoding VWA domain-containing protein encodes MSRKQAPPLPFEQYRRAAAIALAGCSVCLVCATLWAPAALAVDKAPKSAAKTAAKKEAAADNDAKEEFRAAKKDIQTRLRNKQVFERITALRDAGKYPTPDAAKLIVSVGLKDDAPEVRSAAYDTLLDFKDNAEVARYLLVTVGKETRRGSIGPNALPMLAVLLASSLPDVEHDVTAYLEKQANGHDGPVVVAALADELGGHGQPDDVTQLAKLAKLSAFDREFGLRRSVVQALIKIGSTPAVGQLIAILEKVKGEIRGDIVQYLAEATGQDLGLDSAAWTQWWKDNEKTFQAPGAPVQRKDVKEFAAGRPGGRGTSMYYGLSIYAQKLVFIIDISSSMLGPRLDAAKRELLQAIDGLTEETEFSIVAFNSDVHPWQRQLVPANSQMKQAASRWVSQLQANSMTASYDALESGLRFDAEALYFLTDGEPHGGKVSAPAEIVELITRVNYSRRLSIYTIGIGVGAPGSVFDEFLSALAKQNWGVYRRVDQ; translated from the coding sequence ATGTCGAGAAAGCAGGCGCCGCCGTTGCCTTTCGAGCAATATCGCCGCGCCGCGGCGATCGCACTGGCCGGTTGCTCTGTTTGTCTCGTTTGCGCAACCCTCTGGGCGCCTGCGGCGCTCGCCGTAGACAAGGCCCCGAAGAGCGCCGCGAAAACGGCGGCAAAAAAAGAGGCCGCCGCCGACAACGATGCCAAAGAGGAATTCCGCGCCGCCAAGAAGGACATTCAAACCCGACTGCGCAACAAGCAAGTCTTCGAGCGCATCACGGCCTTGCGCGATGCCGGAAAGTATCCCACGCCCGACGCTGCCAAGCTGATCGTCAGCGTAGGATTGAAGGACGATGCGCCCGAGGTGCGCAGCGCCGCCTACGACACGCTCTTGGATTTCAAAGACAATGCTGAGGTCGCCCGCTACCTGCTGGTTACGGTCGGCAAAGAAACGCGCCGCGGTTCGATCGGGCCGAATGCCTTGCCGATGCTGGCGGTGCTCTTGGCTTCGTCACTGCCAGACGTCGAACACGACGTGACGGCGTACCTGGAGAAGCAGGCCAACGGCCATGACGGGCCCGTGGTGGTTGCGGCGCTCGCCGACGAGTTGGGGGGGCATGGCCAGCCGGACGACGTCACGCAACTGGCAAAGCTTGCCAAGTTATCGGCCTTCGATCGCGAGTTCGGCCTGCGGCGCTCCGTTGTTCAGGCACTGATCAAGATCGGCAGCACGCCGGCCGTCGGGCAGTTGATCGCGATCCTCGAAAAAGTGAAGGGAGAGATTCGCGGCGACATCGTTCAGTATCTCGCCGAGGCCACGGGGCAGGACCTGGGCCTCGATAGCGCGGCCTGGACGCAATGGTGGAAGGATAACGAAAAGACCTTTCAAGCCCCGGGCGCGCCCGTCCAGCGCAAGGACGTGAAGGAATTTGCCGCCGGTCGGCCAGGCGGCCGCGGCACGTCGATGTACTACGGGCTGTCGATCTACGCGCAGAAACTGGTATTCATCATCGACATTTCCAGCAGCATGCTCGGCCCCCGGCTCGACGCGGCCAAGCGCGAATTGCTGCAGGCCATCGACGGGCTGACCGAGGAGACGGAATTCAGCATCGTGGCCTTCAATAGCGACGTTCATCCCTGGCAGCGGCAACTGGTGCCGGCGAATTCCCAGATGAAGCAGGCGGCTTCCCGCTGGGTCAGCCAGCTGCAAGCCAACTCGATGACGGCTTCGTACGACGCACTCGAATCCGGATTGCGATTCGACGCCGAGGCGCTCTACTTCCTCACCGATGGCGAGCCGCATGGCGGCAAGGTCAGCGCTCCGGCCGAAATTGTCGAGTTGATTACGCGGGTCAACTACAGTCGCCGGCTGTCGATCTACACGATCGGCATCGGCGTCGGAGCACCGGGCAGCGTGTTCGACGAATTCTTGTCGGCCCTTGCGAAGCAAAACTGGGGCGTCTATCGGCGCGTCGACCAGTAG